The Anabas testudineus chromosome 11, fAnaTes1.2, whole genome shotgun sequence genome has a segment encoding these proteins:
- the fam83hb gene encoding protein FAM83H isoform X2: protein MAHRSQSSSAGDNPLDPNYLPPHYREEYRLAIDALIENDTQGYYEFLQNADVVSFLAQPEIEFIKSIIQTPTRTSSIPELTYHGGGVEDEGSSDTYWPMQSDLAAPGLDLGWPLAQHSFIGPTEVTTLVNPSDPDMPSIKEQARRLIKNARQVVAVVMDMFTDIDIFADLLDAAARHVPVYILLDEHQAHHFVSMVINCKVNLDLIPMMRVRTVAGITYYSRTGKSFKGQMKDRFLLADCRAVLSGSYSFMWSYEKIHRCIAHLFLGELVATFDEEFRILYAQSQPLVIDSSDGGLAISDSSNYLSSQFVLKRSQSLRNPIGFRRQPEIPPVFPYGDSALPFRRTESFRHTIEPGAGITIGKYSQQQFRLQQSFLEQGRSIVSRQMEVSAFKRHSYAEGTQENYTSSRQYMKHRVMNNLDETDFHRDQTQSSHYYSEGPGPGSGHGHYDRLRGRPPHLSIDQYSDSSFRSDLEPPPANYGQDYFSSEDLRGHEGQHAPPLAGRYGGGSSHKRPTIGQAYACQTSPTQHHPPEKKHFLKESDQVSDQDESVKQGMRTWRIHSYLSTYEDGGEEGLTQPMGPDAFEDPPPFQQPPAAETSAPRFGIKEPPNVAPKPRPEILRPRFGKPRLPESSNKDFVSTTSKDLLPSASDLKPADKREKEAKKERENESERGSREVGVDVEVKETPDLLLSKHESFRSRINPMLQRSSRLRSSLIFSSSKAEIHSGSLGLKPATEADETLDTVRTSSIVAQILEKRRSLTREPFEWRKKVEERDLEREKEKEKEKGKEETEREKEQKQEEKEIRLKDQIKAKDELQQTKEITRRIDEKSEVTTSSTLKISDPATRLQYFKEQTTKRNASKMDTDSLPKAPEPAEKKPDLSDKPLNTTPKIPTVSVSAVEEPEPKKLDISAKIAELNRRSSFSSSKPPIISAKPSASYLKTSETAQPPKEENTSEGQKKDIFKSLKPLPSPKLFKRDQLKLKGLNPRRISCGEEILTTDATDAEKSELKKSRSHSSSTLPREEGLQKVMGSNTSINTLGEGKGEGKTLDFLKKQTQRLKGFLGPKDKEKKSSVDDKAMSPVIETAEDSSKMQTSSTTEKESTNTDQTATNHKTSTGTSGRSRYQAPGSSVLFSSNLRDDTKVILEQISANSQKNRQEREETGGDKVSDAGEKGLEIHNSSKKNRLLRPQSNTQEREGLLKRIESLRKEKKVYSRFEMGNSLG, encoded by the exons ATGGCACACCGGTCTCAGAGTTCATCAGCGGGTGATAACCCTCTTGATCCAAACTACCTGCCCCCACACTACCGGGAGGAGTACCGTTTAGCTATCGATGCACTAATAGAGAATGATACACAG GGCTACTACGAGTTCCTCCAGAATGCAGATGTGGTCAGCTTCCTGGCACAGCCAGAAATTGAATTTATAAAGTCCATAATCCAGACACCAACCCGGACCTCCAGCATCCCAGAGCTGACATACCATGGTGGAGGTGTCGAGGATGAAGGTTCCTCTGACACCTACTGGCCTATGCAGTCTGACTTGGCCGCTCCAGGACTGGACCTGGGCTGGCCGCTGGCACAGCACAGCTTTATTGGGCCCACAGAGGTCACCACTCTGGTCAATCCCTCTGACCCAGACATGCCAAGCATCAAGGAACAGGCCAGAAGACTAATAAAGAATGCACGCCAA GTTGTTGCTGTGGTCATGGACATGTTCACAGATATTGACATCTTTGCTGATCTCCTGGATGCTGCAGCACGTCATGttcctgtttacattttactggATGAGCACCAAGCCCATCACTTCGTCTCTATGGTTATAAACTGCAAAGTCAACTTGGACTTAATTCCT ATGATGCGCGTCAGGACTGTGGCAGGAATAACCTATTATTCGCGGACAGGAAAATCTTTCAAGGGGCAAATGAAGGATCGTTTCCTGTTGGCTGACTGCAGAGCTGTACTCAGTGGGAGCTATAG TTTCATGTGGTCCTATGAGAAGATCCATCGCTGCATTGCCCACCTCTTCCTTGGGGAGCTAGTTGCCACCTTTGATGAAGAGTTTCGCATTCTCTATGCTCAATCACAGCCTCTAGTCATTGACTCATCAGATGGAGGACTTGCTATCTCTGACAGCAGCAATTACTTAAGCAGCCAGTTTGTTTTGAAGAGAAGCCAGTCTTTGCGTAACCCTATAGGTTTCCGCAGACAGCCTGAGATTCCCCCTGTCTTCCCCTATGGAGACTCTGCACTTCCTTTCCGGAGGACTGAGTCATTTCGTCACACCATTGAACCTGGGGCAGGAATTACAATAGGGAAGTACTCGCAGCAACAATTTCGTCTGCAGCAGTCCTTCCTGGAGCAGGGAAGGTCTATAGTATCTAGGCAGATGGAGGTCAGTGCCTTTAAGAGGCACAGCTATGCAGAGGGAACCCAAGAAAACTACACATCATCAAGGCAATATATGAAGCACAGAGTCATGAATAATCTGGATGAGACAGATTTCCACAG GGACCAGACCCAAAGTAGCCATTACTACAGTGAAGGGCCTGGGCCGGGTTCTGGCCACGGACACTATGACAGACTTCGAGGTCGTCCTCCACACCTCTCCATTGACCAATATTCAGACTCAAGCTTTCGCTCAGATCTGGAGCCTCCTCCTGCAAACTATGGCCAAGACTACTTTTCATCTGAGGACTTGAGAGGACATGAGGGGCAACATGCACCTCCATTAGCTGGAAGATACGGGGGAGGTTCGTCCCATAAAAGGCCAACCATAGGTCAGGCATATGCCTGTCAGACCTCACCCACACAGCATCATCCACCAGAGAAGAAGCACTTTCTCAAAGAATCCGATCAAGTGTCTGATCAAGATGAAAGTGTTAAGCAAGGCATGAGGACTTGGAGAATTCACTCCTATCTTAGCACCTATGAGGATGGTGGAGAAGAAGGTCTTACTCAACCCATGGGGCCAGATGCATTTGAAGATCCTCCACCATTTCAGCagcctcctgctgctgaaacCTCTGCTCCTCGCTTTGGAATAAAGGAGCCACCAAATGTTGCCCCAAAGCCCAGACCAGAAATTCTGAGGCCACGCTTTGGAAAACCCAGATTACCTGAAAGCAGCAATAAAGATTTTGTCTCAACCACAAGCAAGGACCTGCTTCCTTCAGCCAGTGACTTAAAGCCAGCTgataaaagagagaaggaggctaAGAAGGAAAGGGAGAATGAGTCAGAGAGGGGTTCAAGGGAGGTGGGTGTAGATGTAGAAGTGAAAGAGACTCCAGATCTCTTGCTGTCCAAACATGAATCATTTCGCTCACGTATTAACCCAATGCTTCAACGCAGTTCTCGCCTGCGTTCCTCACTTATATTCTCATCATCAAAGGCAGAGATTCACAGTGGTAGCCTGGGCCTAAAACCAGCCACAGAGGCAGATGAGACGTTAGACACAGTACGCACTTCTTCAATTGTGGCCCAGATTCTGGAAAAGAGGAGGTCGTTGACTCGTGAGCCTTTTGAATGGAGAAAGAAAGTGGAGGAAAGAGatctggagagagaaaaggaaaaagagaaggagaaagggaaagaagaaacagagagagagaaagagcaaaagcAAGAGGAAAAGGAGATTCGATTGAAAGATCAGATTAAAGCAAAAGATGAACTTcaacaaactaaagaaataaCAAGAAGAATTGATGAAAAATCTGAAGTCACAACCTCATCAACTCTGAAGATCTCTGACCCAGCCACTCGACTGCAATATTTCAAAGAGCAGACTACAAAGAGAAATGCTTCCAAAATGGACACAGACTCGTTGCCAAAGGCCCCAGAACCTGCAGAGAAAAAGCCTGACCTTTCTGACAAACCTCTCAACACAACTCCAAAGATCCCAACTGTCTCTGTTAGTGCAGTAGAAGAACCTGAACCCAAGAAACTGGACATCTCTGCAAAAATAGCAGAGCTCAATCGCCGATCCTCATTCAGTTCCTCAAAACCACCAATAATCTCTGCCAAGCCATCTGCGAGCTACTTAAAGACTTCAGAGACAGCTCAACCTCCTAAAGAGGAGAACACCTCAGAGGGACAGAAGAAGGACATATTTAAGTCTCTAAAGCCTCTTCCTTCACCAAAGCTCTTCAAGAGGGATCAGTTGAAGCTCAAAGGGCTGAATCCTCGGCGCATCTCTTGTGGTGAGGAGATTTTGACCACAGATGCTACAGATGCTGAGAAAAGTGAACTGAAAAAGAGCCGCTCTCACAGTTCTTCAACTCTACCACGTGAGGAAGGACTCCAGAAAGTTATGGGATCTAATACATCCATTAACACACTTGGTGAAGGAAAGGGAGAGGGAAAAACACTTGATTTCCTAAAGAAGCAGACTCAGAGGTTGAAGGGATTCCTCGGGCCAaaggataaagaaaagaaatcttcaGTAGATGATAAGGCCATGAGCCCAGTTATCGAGACTGCTGAAGATTCAAGCAAAATGCAGACTTCATCAACTACAGAGAAAGAATCTACCAATACTGATCAAACTGCAACCAATCACAAGACTTCAACTGGGACATCAGGCCGGTCTCGATATCAGGCCCCAGGCAGTTCAGTTCTGTTCAGTAGCAACCTACGAGATGACACCAAAGTTATTCTGGAGCAGATCTCAGCCAACAGCCAGAAAAACCGACAGGAGCGTGAGGAAACGGGAGGAGACAAAGTCAGTGACGCCGGGGAGAAGGGACTGGAAATACATAACTCATCTAAAAAGAATCGATTACTGCGACCACAGAGCAACACCCAGGAGCGAGAGGGATTGTTGAAGAGGATCGAAAGcctgagaaaagagaagaaggtcTACAGCCGCTTTGAG ATGGGGAATAGCCTGGGATAA
- the fam83hb gene encoding protein FAM83H isoform X1 translates to MAHRSQSSSAGDNPLDPNYLPPHYREEYRLAIDALIENDTQGYYEFLQNADVVSFLAQPEIEFIKSIIQTPTRTSSIPELTYHGGGVEDEGSSDTYWPMQSDLAAPGLDLGWPLAQHSFIGPTEVTTLVNPSDPDMPSIKEQARRLIKNARQVVAVVMDMFTDIDIFADLLDAAARHVPVYILLDEHQAHHFVSMVINCKVNLDLIPMMRVRTVAGITYYSRTGKSFKGQMKDRFLLADCRAVLSGSYSFMWSYEKIHRCIAHLFLGELVATFDEEFRILYAQSQPLVIDSSDGGLAISDSSNYLSSQFVLKRSQSLRNPIGFRRQPEIPPVFPYGDSALPFRRTESFRHTIEPGAGITIGKYSQQQFRLQQSFLEQGRSIVSRQMEVSAFKRHSYAEGTQENYTSSRQYMKHRVMNNLDETDFHRDQTQSSHYYSEGPGPGSGHGHYDRLRGRPPHLSIDQYSDSSFRSDLEPPPANYGQDYFSSEDLRGHEGQHAPPLAGRYGGGSSHKRPTIGQAYACQTSPTQHHPPEKKHFLKESDQVSDQDESVKQGMRTWRIHSYLSTYEDGGEEGLTQPMGPDAFEDPPPFQQPPAAETSAPRFGIKEPPNVAPKPRPEILRPRFGKPRLPESSNKDFVSTTSKDLLPSASDLKPADKREKEAKKERENESERGSREVGVDVEVKETPDLLLSKHESFRSRINPMLQRSSRLRSSLIFSSSKAEIHSGSLGLKPATEADETLDTVRTSSIVAQILEKRRSLTREPFEWRKKVEERDLEREKEKEKEKGKEETEREKEQKQEEKEIRLKDQIKAKDELQQTKEITRRIDEKSEVTTSSTLKISDPATRLQYFKEQTTKRNASKMDTDSLPKAPEPAEKKPDLSDKPLNTTPKIPTVSVSAVEEPEPKKLDISAKIAELNRRSSFSSSKPPIISAKPSASYLKTSETAQPPKEENTSEGQKKDIFKSLKPLPSPKLFKRDQLKLKGLNPRRISCGEEILTTDATDAEKSELKKSRSHSSSTLPREEGLQKVMGSNTSINTLGEGKGEGKTLDFLKKQTQRLKGFLGPKDKEKKSSVDDKAMSPVIETAEDSSKMQTSSTTEKESTNTDQTATNHKTSTGTSGRSRYQAPGSSVLFSSNLRDDTKVILEQISANSQKNRQEREETGGDKVSDAGEKGLEIHNSSKKNRLLRPQSNTQEREGLLKRIESLRKEKKVYSRFEVVYKCQDDVCSIDGKEV, encoded by the exons ATGGCACACCGGTCTCAGAGTTCATCAGCGGGTGATAACCCTCTTGATCCAAACTACCTGCCCCCACACTACCGGGAGGAGTACCGTTTAGCTATCGATGCACTAATAGAGAATGATACACAG GGCTACTACGAGTTCCTCCAGAATGCAGATGTGGTCAGCTTCCTGGCACAGCCAGAAATTGAATTTATAAAGTCCATAATCCAGACACCAACCCGGACCTCCAGCATCCCAGAGCTGACATACCATGGTGGAGGTGTCGAGGATGAAGGTTCCTCTGACACCTACTGGCCTATGCAGTCTGACTTGGCCGCTCCAGGACTGGACCTGGGCTGGCCGCTGGCACAGCACAGCTTTATTGGGCCCACAGAGGTCACCACTCTGGTCAATCCCTCTGACCCAGACATGCCAAGCATCAAGGAACAGGCCAGAAGACTAATAAAGAATGCACGCCAA GTTGTTGCTGTGGTCATGGACATGTTCACAGATATTGACATCTTTGCTGATCTCCTGGATGCTGCAGCACGTCATGttcctgtttacattttactggATGAGCACCAAGCCCATCACTTCGTCTCTATGGTTATAAACTGCAAAGTCAACTTGGACTTAATTCCT ATGATGCGCGTCAGGACTGTGGCAGGAATAACCTATTATTCGCGGACAGGAAAATCTTTCAAGGGGCAAATGAAGGATCGTTTCCTGTTGGCTGACTGCAGAGCTGTACTCAGTGGGAGCTATAG TTTCATGTGGTCCTATGAGAAGATCCATCGCTGCATTGCCCACCTCTTCCTTGGGGAGCTAGTTGCCACCTTTGATGAAGAGTTTCGCATTCTCTATGCTCAATCACAGCCTCTAGTCATTGACTCATCAGATGGAGGACTTGCTATCTCTGACAGCAGCAATTACTTAAGCAGCCAGTTTGTTTTGAAGAGAAGCCAGTCTTTGCGTAACCCTATAGGTTTCCGCAGACAGCCTGAGATTCCCCCTGTCTTCCCCTATGGAGACTCTGCACTTCCTTTCCGGAGGACTGAGTCATTTCGTCACACCATTGAACCTGGGGCAGGAATTACAATAGGGAAGTACTCGCAGCAACAATTTCGTCTGCAGCAGTCCTTCCTGGAGCAGGGAAGGTCTATAGTATCTAGGCAGATGGAGGTCAGTGCCTTTAAGAGGCACAGCTATGCAGAGGGAACCCAAGAAAACTACACATCATCAAGGCAATATATGAAGCACAGAGTCATGAATAATCTGGATGAGACAGATTTCCACAG GGACCAGACCCAAAGTAGCCATTACTACAGTGAAGGGCCTGGGCCGGGTTCTGGCCACGGACACTATGACAGACTTCGAGGTCGTCCTCCACACCTCTCCATTGACCAATATTCAGACTCAAGCTTTCGCTCAGATCTGGAGCCTCCTCCTGCAAACTATGGCCAAGACTACTTTTCATCTGAGGACTTGAGAGGACATGAGGGGCAACATGCACCTCCATTAGCTGGAAGATACGGGGGAGGTTCGTCCCATAAAAGGCCAACCATAGGTCAGGCATATGCCTGTCAGACCTCACCCACACAGCATCATCCACCAGAGAAGAAGCACTTTCTCAAAGAATCCGATCAAGTGTCTGATCAAGATGAAAGTGTTAAGCAAGGCATGAGGACTTGGAGAATTCACTCCTATCTTAGCACCTATGAGGATGGTGGAGAAGAAGGTCTTACTCAACCCATGGGGCCAGATGCATTTGAAGATCCTCCACCATTTCAGCagcctcctgctgctgaaacCTCTGCTCCTCGCTTTGGAATAAAGGAGCCACCAAATGTTGCCCCAAAGCCCAGACCAGAAATTCTGAGGCCACGCTTTGGAAAACCCAGATTACCTGAAAGCAGCAATAAAGATTTTGTCTCAACCACAAGCAAGGACCTGCTTCCTTCAGCCAGTGACTTAAAGCCAGCTgataaaagagagaaggaggctaAGAAGGAAAGGGAGAATGAGTCAGAGAGGGGTTCAAGGGAGGTGGGTGTAGATGTAGAAGTGAAAGAGACTCCAGATCTCTTGCTGTCCAAACATGAATCATTTCGCTCACGTATTAACCCAATGCTTCAACGCAGTTCTCGCCTGCGTTCCTCACTTATATTCTCATCATCAAAGGCAGAGATTCACAGTGGTAGCCTGGGCCTAAAACCAGCCACAGAGGCAGATGAGACGTTAGACACAGTACGCACTTCTTCAATTGTGGCCCAGATTCTGGAAAAGAGGAGGTCGTTGACTCGTGAGCCTTTTGAATGGAGAAAGAAAGTGGAGGAAAGAGatctggagagagaaaaggaaaaagagaaggagaaagggaaagaagaaacagagagagagaaagagcaaaagcAAGAGGAAAAGGAGATTCGATTGAAAGATCAGATTAAAGCAAAAGATGAACTTcaacaaactaaagaaataaCAAGAAGAATTGATGAAAAATCTGAAGTCACAACCTCATCAACTCTGAAGATCTCTGACCCAGCCACTCGACTGCAATATTTCAAAGAGCAGACTACAAAGAGAAATGCTTCCAAAATGGACACAGACTCGTTGCCAAAGGCCCCAGAACCTGCAGAGAAAAAGCCTGACCTTTCTGACAAACCTCTCAACACAACTCCAAAGATCCCAACTGTCTCTGTTAGTGCAGTAGAAGAACCTGAACCCAAGAAACTGGACATCTCTGCAAAAATAGCAGAGCTCAATCGCCGATCCTCATTCAGTTCCTCAAAACCACCAATAATCTCTGCCAAGCCATCTGCGAGCTACTTAAAGACTTCAGAGACAGCTCAACCTCCTAAAGAGGAGAACACCTCAGAGGGACAGAAGAAGGACATATTTAAGTCTCTAAAGCCTCTTCCTTCACCAAAGCTCTTCAAGAGGGATCAGTTGAAGCTCAAAGGGCTGAATCCTCGGCGCATCTCTTGTGGTGAGGAGATTTTGACCACAGATGCTACAGATGCTGAGAAAAGTGAACTGAAAAAGAGCCGCTCTCACAGTTCTTCAACTCTACCACGTGAGGAAGGACTCCAGAAAGTTATGGGATCTAATACATCCATTAACACACTTGGTGAAGGAAAGGGAGAGGGAAAAACACTTGATTTCCTAAAGAAGCAGACTCAGAGGTTGAAGGGATTCCTCGGGCCAaaggataaagaaaagaaatcttcaGTAGATGATAAGGCCATGAGCCCAGTTATCGAGACTGCTGAAGATTCAAGCAAAATGCAGACTTCATCAACTACAGAGAAAGAATCTACCAATACTGATCAAACTGCAACCAATCACAAGACTTCAACTGGGACATCAGGCCGGTCTCGATATCAGGCCCCAGGCAGTTCAGTTCTGTTCAGTAGCAACCTACGAGATGACACCAAAGTTATTCTGGAGCAGATCTCAGCCAACAGCCAGAAAAACCGACAGGAGCGTGAGGAAACGGGAGGAGACAAAGTCAGTGACGCCGGGGAGAAGGGACTGGAAATACATAACTCATCTAAAAAGAATCGATTACTGCGACCACAGAGCAACACCCAGGAGCGAGAGGGATTGTTGAAGAGGATCGAAAGcctgagaaaagagaagaaggtcTACAGCCGCTTTGAGGTAGTCTATAAATGCCAGGATGACGTTTGCAGCATAGATGGGAAAGAAGTATAA